The following proteins are co-located in the Vibrio astriarenae genome:
- a CDS encoding DUF4382 domain-containing protein: MFKHKVSILTGALALAIVGCDSDSSSTDTTPFSLAVSDAAIDEVDEVVIVVSKVALKSGSDPIVFNVYLMDEEGNPIDEDGNPLEEGEDPIPLSIDLLQYQGGESLTLINEQVVPVGQYQMCLFVHDGDHPDYPSYVIESENTTSMPLSVSGNGKCPTANGEEDEFTGILFFNNAFTINTPNNDYVVEFDLRRGLKEATGNDEGFTIQRTSVSLVNTILTGEISGTVSSTLYDDCETDTESITGYAHALYLYQGDVDIDSMTPFAEGGPVTAANVVLDEETNMYRYEFGFISEGDYSLGYTCTANDDSEDGIVENGEFSIYRAESNISVVADEDTTVDFN, from the coding sequence ATGTTTAAGCATAAAGTTTCTATACTGACAGGCGCACTTGCGTTAGCCATCGTGGGATGTGACTCTGATTCAAGTTCAACTGACACGACACCTTTTAGCCTAGCGGTATCCGATGCTGCTATTGATGAGGTTGACGAGGTGGTCATTGTGGTGAGTAAAGTCGCCCTAAAATCCGGCAGTGACCCAATCGTTTTCAACGTCTATCTGATGGATGAAGAAGGGAACCCGATCGATGAAGACGGAAACCCCTTAGAAGAAGGGGAAGATCCAATACCACTGTCGATTGATCTGCTGCAATATCAAGGCGGTGAAAGTCTAACGCTAATAAACGAACAAGTTGTCCCCGTTGGGCAATATCAAATGTGTCTTTTCGTTCATGATGGCGACCACCCTGACTACCCCTCTTATGTCATCGAGTCGGAAAACACAACTTCAATGCCTCTATCGGTAAGTGGCAATGGTAAATGCCCAACCGCTAACGGTGAAGAAGACGAGTTTACCGGCATCCTTTTTTTCAACAATGCCTTTACCATCAATACACCTAATAACGACTATGTGGTCGAGTTCGACTTAAGACGGGGTTTAAAGGAAGCGACAGGAAATGACGAGGGTTTCACCATTCAAAGAACATCGGTTTCATTGGTCAATACCATCTTAACTGGAGAGATATCAGGAACGGTGAGTTCAACGCTGTATGATGACTGCGAAACTGACACCGAGTCCATTACGGGGTATGCACACGCCCTTTACCTGTATCAAGGTGATGTAGATATAGATTCAATGACACCTTTTGCGGAGGGTGGGCCAGTCACTGCGGCCAACGTTGTCTTAGACGAAGAGACAAATATGTATCGCTATGAGTTTGGGTTTATTTCAGAGGGGGACTACTCGCTTGGTTATACCTGTACCGCCAATGATGATTCAGAGGATGGCATTGTAGAAAATGGCGAATTCTCAATCTACCGCGCTGAAAGCAATATCAGTGTCGTCGCTGATGAAGATACAACCGTAGATTTCAATTAG
- a CDS encoding EamA family transporter yields the protein MSIWAIGLVVISAFLHAGWNILGKSNQSSGPAFFLATSGAAATLLTPYLIWYLATIGFDALPATFWQLLLVSGICQMIYLVGLAYAYKQADIGVIYPMARALPVLMVGLGTALLGYELKAQQWLGFVVITVGCLFVPLARFSELRLKAYLNLGVLWALVAAIGTTGYSIVDKEALLYLNQTASDVLDDQYSAVFYLGSQFWAMFFPMVIWIYLSGNSQEFGNAAAIIKPSALAGVMMATTYGLVLFAMTMTDNVSLVVALRQISIIFGLLMGIYILKEQWYRTRAVGVLCIAVGLILSLT from the coding sequence ATGTCAATTTGGGCAATAGGATTGGTCGTCATTTCGGCCTTTCTTCATGCGGGCTGGAATATCCTCGGTAAATCAAATCAGAGCTCTGGCCCAGCGTTCTTTCTCGCCACATCAGGTGCAGCGGCAACACTATTGACTCCTTACCTTATCTGGTATTTGGCAACCATAGGCTTTGATGCACTGCCAGCGACCTTTTGGCAACTGCTACTGGTGAGCGGTATCTGCCAAATGATCTATCTGGTGGGATTGGCTTATGCTTACAAACAGGCGGATATTGGTGTCATTTATCCGATGGCCAGAGCCTTGCCGGTTTTAATGGTGGGGCTCGGCACGGCACTGTTAGGTTATGAATTAAAGGCACAGCAATGGCTGGGCTTTGTGGTGATCACTGTCGGTTGCTTGTTTGTGCCGTTGGCGCGTTTTAGTGAGCTGCGTCTTAAAGCCTATTTGAACTTGGGTGTACTGTGGGCGCTGGTGGCGGCGATTGGTACAACGGGCTACTCCATTGTCGACAAAGAGGCGCTGCTGTATTTGAACCAAACGGCTTCTGATGTGTTGGACGATCAATACTCTGCCGTTTTCTATCTCGGCTCGCAGTTTTGGGCGATGTTTTTCCCGATGGTCATCTGGATATACCTCTCTGGTAATAGCCAGGAGTTTGGTAATGCAGCAGCCATTATCAAGCCTTCGGCGTTGGCTGGGGTGATGATGGCAACCACCTATGGCCTGGTCTTATTTGCGATGACGATGACAGACAATGTCAGCTTGGTGGTCGCTTTGCGTCAAATCAGTATCATCTTTGGCTTACTGATGGGGATCTATATCTTAAAGGAGCAGTGGTACAGGACACGAGCGGTCGGCGTGTTATGCATTGCAGTTGGCCTTATTTTGTCATTGACCTGA
- a CDS encoding YeeE/YedE family protein: MKPNLFFSMAALSAGLLFGFGMSLSGMIDPVKVIGFLDLAGDWDPSLAFVMGGALMVFVPGYHILIKPRSKPAAAESFAISKLTHIDKPLIVGAVLFGLGWGIAGICPGPAISSLSFGNLQMLGFVVSMVMGSLIAKKIQKQ; this comes from the coding sequence ATGAAACCGAATCTGTTTTTCTCGATGGCCGCATTAAGCGCAGGTCTGCTGTTTGGCTTTGGCATGTCACTCTCTGGCATGATCGATCCAGTAAAAGTGATTGGATTTTTGGATCTAGCGGGTGATTGGGACCCAAGCTTGGCGTTCGTTATGGGGGGAGCGTTGATGGTCTTTGTGCCCGGTTATCATATCCTCATTAAGCCGCGCAGCAAGCCAGCAGCGGCAGAGTCGTTTGCTATTAGCAAACTTACCCACATTGATAAGCCACTGATTGTCGGAGCAGTGCTTTTTGGGCTCGGTTGGGGCATCGCAGGTATCTGCCCGGGACCCGCAATTTCGAGTTTGTCGTTTGGTAATTTGCAAATGCTGGGATTTGTCGTGTCGATGGTGATGGGCTCTCTGATCGCTAAAAAAATTCAAAAACAGTGA
- a CDS encoding YeeE/YedE family protein — MSFTIPWLSLFGGMLLGVSALVLLLVNGKIAGISGIVNGLFAQGSSDKGWRWLFLSGMVIAGTISVNWLGVDIPTEPNGSWLAVIAAGLLVGAGTRIGNGCTSGHGICGMGRFSVRSIVATCTFMTVAIVTVYVRFHLGGA, encoded by the coding sequence ATGAGTTTTACGATTCCTTGGCTCTCCCTATTTGGGGGAATGTTATTAGGTGTCTCTGCACTGGTGTTATTGCTGGTTAACGGAAAGATTGCTGGCATTAGCGGCATTGTGAATGGTCTGTTTGCTCAGGGAAGCAGTGACAAAGGCTGGCGATGGCTGTTTTTGAGCGGTATGGTGATCGCGGGGACGATCAGTGTGAACTGGCTAGGGGTTGATATCCCGACTGAGCCAAATGGATCTTGGCTAGCGGTGATCGCAGCGGGTCTTCTTGTTGGCGCAGGCACGCGTATTGGCAACGGTTGTACGAGTGGACATGGTATCTGTGGGATGGGGCGTTTTTCAGTACGTTCGATTGTGGCGACTTGTACCTTCATGACGGTGGCAATTGTGACGGTTTATGTCCGTTTTCACTTAGGAGGTGCCTAA
- the phnR gene encoding phosphonate utilization transcriptional regulator PhnR → MQYVKIKDVIVEQIESGQLSPRQKLPAERKLAESFDTTRVTLREALSLLEAEGRIYREDRRGWFISPEPMVYDPTQTLNFMNMAKSQGREPSTQLLGAKTILAPKHAASLLNLAPFSEVHRIDRVRSLEDRPVMCVTNFVRPELFPNLLDFDLSLSLTDIYREHFGVVYSKIKYRVSTSSLLGDTAQALRATSGTPAMVVERTNYDQKGELIDCDIEYWRHDAISIESLAELKREQ, encoded by the coding sequence TTGCAGTACGTAAAAATCAAAGACGTGATTGTTGAGCAAATTGAATCAGGGCAATTGTCACCAAGACAAAAACTCCCCGCTGAGCGAAAACTTGCAGAATCCTTTGATACCACTCGAGTCACATTGCGTGAAGCGCTGTCGCTATTGGAAGCGGAAGGGCGCATATATCGAGAAGATCGCAGAGGTTGGTTTATCTCACCAGAGCCTATGGTGTACGACCCAACTCAGACGCTCAATTTTATGAATATGGCAAAGTCACAAGGCCGCGAGCCGAGCACTCAGTTACTGGGAGCAAAAACGATCTTAGCGCCTAAGCATGCCGCTTCACTGCTCAATCTCGCACCTTTCTCTGAAGTTCACCGTATTGACCGCGTGCGCAGCCTAGAAGATCGCCCGGTCATGTGTGTGACCAATTTTGTGCGCCCAGAGCTGTTTCCAAATCTTCTCGACTTCGATTTGTCTCTCTCTCTAACTGACATCTATCGAGAACACTTTGGTGTTGTGTATTCAAAAATTAAGTATCGCGTTAGTACAAGCTCCCTATTGGGGGACACGGCACAAGCGCTTCGTGCGACGTCAGGGACACCGGCAATGGTGGTTGAACGTACCAACTATGACCAGAAAGGTGAGCTCATCGATTGTGATATCGAGTACTGGCGTCATGATGCGATCAGTATTGAATCGCTCGCAGAACTGAAACGAGAGCAGTAA
- a CDS encoding ArsR/SmtB family transcription factor, translating to MQATAIDLNEMRDKVNEAADMLKVMAHPDRLLVLCQLTQGEVCVADLQKSSSLSQSAFSQHLTVLRNHQLVKVRKSSQQVFYSLADPRVEALISSFHGVFCQEEKKS from the coding sequence ATGCAAGCAACAGCAATCGATTTGAACGAGATGCGTGACAAGGTGAATGAGGCGGCTGACATGCTAAAAGTGATGGCTCATCCCGACCGTCTATTGGTGCTTTGTCAGTTAACGCAAGGTGAAGTGTGTGTCGCGGATCTGCAAAAGAGCTCATCACTCAGCCAATCTGCGTTTTCACAACACTTAACCGTATTGCGTAACCATCAACTGGTGAAGGTACGAAAATCCTCTCAGCAAGTGTTTTATTCCCTTGCTGACCCACGAGTGGAGGCACTGATTTCCAGCTTCCACGGTGTTTTCTGTCAAGAAGAGAAAAAGTCATGA
- a CDS encoding FAD-dependent oxidoreductase: protein MTKVVIIGGVAGGASAAARARRLSEEAEIIMFERSPFVSFANCGLPYHIGGDIKERSKLLLQTPESFLARFNVDVRVTSEVTSINRNAKTVTVKNLITGESYQESYDFLLLSPGAAPVTPPIPGLDNPLTHSLRNIPDMDRIIATLQSKNIQHATVVGGGFIGLEMMEAFHQLGIKTTLLEMADQVMTPVDREMAGFVHQEIRDKGIDLKLSTALSNVEYIADTHSLSLSLSNEEQLKTDILIMAIGVRPETKLAQEAGLQLGELGGIYTNDQMQTSDPAIYAVGDAIEEKDFLTGKQTLVPLAGPANRQGRMAADNMLGRNEHYQGTQGTAICKVFDLAVASTGKNEKQLKREGIEFEKVYVHTASHASYYPGAETVSFKMLFEPKSGKILGAQAVGKEGIDKRIDVMAVAQRAGMTVEQLQHLELTYAPPYGSAKDVINQAAFVASNIIKGDGSAIHFDQIENLSDDQVLLDVRNPSELESVGFIEGAINIPVDELRQRMSELPKDKEIVIYCQVGLRGNVAYRQLVNSGFKARNLLGGYRTYKFAQA from the coding sequence ATGACTAAGGTTGTCATCATCGGTGGTGTCGCAGGCGGCGCTTCAGCAGCAGCAAGAGCACGCCGTTTAAGTGAAGAGGCAGAGATCATCATGTTCGAACGTTCTCCTTTTGTCTCTTTCGCCAACTGTGGTTTGCCTTATCACATTGGTGGCGACATCAAAGAAAGAAGTAAGCTGTTGCTACAAACGCCTGAAAGCTTTTTGGCACGCTTCAACGTGGATGTCAGAGTGACCTCAGAAGTAACCAGTATCAACCGCAATGCGAAAACCGTGACGGTGAAAAACCTGATTACTGGTGAAAGCTATCAAGAGAGTTATGATTTCTTATTACTCAGCCCAGGGGCGGCACCCGTTACACCACCCATTCCTGGCTTGGATAACCCGCTTACTCACTCTCTGCGCAACATTCCAGACATGGATCGCATCATCGCGACACTGCAAAGCAAAAACATTCAGCACGCGACCGTTGTTGGCGGTGGCTTTATCGGCCTTGAAATGATGGAAGCCTTCCACCAGCTCGGTATCAAGACCACACTACTGGAAATGGCTGACCAAGTGATGACGCCAGTGGATCGTGAAATGGCTGGGTTTGTACACCAAGAGATCCGCGATAAAGGGATCGACCTAAAGTTAAGTACTGCGCTTTCAAACGTTGAGTATATTGCCGACACTCACTCTCTGTCTTTGAGTCTCAGTAATGAAGAGCAGCTCAAGACCGATATCCTCATCATGGCTATCGGCGTGCGCCCAGAAACCAAGCTAGCACAAGAAGCTGGTCTGCAACTGGGGGAGCTAGGCGGTATTTATACCAACGACCAAATGCAAACCAGTGACCCTGCTATCTACGCAGTCGGTGATGCAATCGAAGAGAAAGATTTCTTAACGGGCAAACAAACACTGGTGCCATTAGCCGGACCAGCCAACCGTCAAGGTCGCATGGCGGCAGACAATATGCTGGGTCGAAATGAGCACTATCAAGGTACACAAGGTACCGCCATCTGTAAGGTGTTTGATCTTGCTGTGGCCTCTACTGGTAAGAATGAAAAGCAGCTCAAGCGCGAAGGGATTGAGTTTGAAAAGGTGTATGTCCACACCGCCAGTCACGCGAGCTATTACCCGGGCGCTGAAACCGTCTCATTTAAAATGTTGTTTGAACCAAAGTCCGGCAAGATTCTCGGTGCTCAAGCCGTGGGTAAAGAGGGTATCGACAAACGCATTGATGTGATGGCAGTGGCGCAGCGTGCAGGTATGACGGTGGAGCAGCTACAGCACCTTGAACTCACTTACGCCCCCCCTTATGGCAGTGCAAAAGATGTGATTAACCAAGCCGCTTTTGTGGCCAGTAATATTATCAAAGGAGATGGCAGCGCAATTCACTTCGACCAAATTGAGAATCTGTCAGATGATCAAGTGCTGCTGGATGTGCGCAATCCAAGTGAACTAGAAAGCGTTGGATTTATTGAAGGTGCGATCAACATCCCAGTAGATGAGCTTCGTCAGCGTATGAGTGAGCTGCCAAAAGACAAAGAGATTGTGATCTACTGTCAGGTTGGTTTACGCGGCAATGTTGCTTATCGTCAACTGGTTAACTCTGGGTTTAAAGCGAGAAACTTGTTGGGTGGATACCGAACCTACAAGTTTGCTCAAGCTTAA